Within Solea solea chromosome 1, fSolSol10.1, whole genome shotgun sequence, the genomic segment ttagtaaaaaaaaaaaacaccagtaactatgagggggaaaaaactcaacaaaaaaaaaacaaatcagaaaaatccATCCAAGTCCATATAATACCCAAACATCTAAATCAAAgtactaaaaaataaaacagaggtCAAGGTTTTAAAATTCACTggagagtgagaaagaaagacagaatgaTGTGGAGAGAAATGgtggaggataaaaaaaaaggacaggcGGGGATGGCAGGAGGGTGCACATACACTCCAAACTTAATTATGCATGGCAGGTCAGCTGGAgcaaaagagaggaagagagatggATGGAGTGGGAAAGAGGAGAATTTCCACCCACACAGAGGAATGAGGGGGCaggtggagaggagggagggtaCATGAGGTGGTGGTTGTGGTTGGAGAGGGTGGGTGGTGTTTCAGCCATGcctaaagtgatagttcagggtttgttTTATGAAGTTTGGTTGTATGAAGTACTGACACGTTGTCAGTATAGCGTGAGCTGTTTGTGCTGCCTGAGctgtgtgcgccccctgctggcacCCTGCATTTAGAACCAGCACAAGCAGGCATGTCTCAGTGAAAATGTGACTTCCACCAGCAGATTTTCACCACTGAACAAAAGGTTCACCTAATTAAATTACACctataaaatacatgtttgtcACTTTACATCATGGTCAGACTGACTTCAGACTTTCTGAAGTGTTCactgtggcagccatgttttaagtgttttaaaagaCCAAGGTTGAGGGAATCGCAGGATGCAGTCCATGCATTGGGACATAAACATATGTCATAGGACAAATGACAAATTTGGGCCAAAATCCTGCTTCATTTAAATTTCTGTAATCATTAGATGGACTTGGTGAAATTAATTAAAGTTGTGTTGAGCTTTTCTAGACTCTAATCTTTACTGACCAATTGCAAATATGCTGATCATTTCAGGAGCAGAGAGTTTAAATGGTGGACTCTTATAGTAGCTCTATGgcatggtttattttttatattttttatgataTCTCTGTGTACCGGTTTAACCACAAACAAACCCAGCTacaatccccaaatctgcatgttttgggactgtgggaggaaactggagaacgcAGACCAAAAGCAAcaaacacggggagaacacgcaaactccatgcagaaagactgtgttgttttgaacTTAGCAGCTGTTGTAGCTGCTAAATATGTCATTGCCTGTCACATCCTAAATGACTCACGCTGTACAATGTTTGAATGTATAATATATGTGAATTataagatataataataataataataataataataataataataataattaaagaaagTGTGATGTTATTGTGAAAAATGTgaacagtgaaatgatttggGGGGTGGACTCTGAAATATTTAGCATCTGTGTTCATTAATGGATCTGCTTACTGGAAGTGACAGAGAAGAAGCTTTTCAATTTCTTAAAACACTCCCTCAATGTGCTTAGATACTGTTCTGCTCCTTTGGGCTTAAGTGTTTCCCTGagtcactcacactcacacacacacacacacacacacacgcacacacacaaggagctTAGCCGTGATGAGGTGAAGTGTATTGAATTCACTGCTCATGTTTTAACAGCAGTTCCTCACTGAGATGGACCCAGCTGATAACAGTGACAGGAAAACTGAGGCGTGCAAGTGTgcaagtgtgcatgtgtgtgtgtgtgtgtgtgtgcttgtgtgtgtgcgtgtgtgtgtgtgtgtgtgcgctgactGACCAAGGCAATTTTTCCTCCCTAAGCCCAGAATTATCATCAGCCTCCAAAACTGCTTCACCGGTCTGCAACtgcaaacttttatttattaaaataatagcaGTGCAGTGAAACAGCAAAGGtcacaggaaactgaaaaataacaaagcatattatttattattcacattTGCCAAAATCAGACACAAACATACTGTGATATACAATACAGATGAGAGACTAATACTATAGAGCAGAATGGAGGGAGCGAGCGCTGATAGTGAAAACAAAGTAGTGAATCAAAGACACATAGGCAAGCCTGTTCTGTCAAGCCTTAAAATGGCTTTGGCTTAAGGTAAGGAATTAAGTTGTgatggtaaaggttagggtaagggactaGAGAATGTGTTGTGTCTATGCTATGAGTGTCTCAATACGAATGCtacacaaacatgacatgtAACTTGCATACTGTaaaaaacgttgttttttttgttcactcgACTTGTGCTGGGCCGAATACATATTTTCCATCAAGTGACAAACCAGTGATTCCTTATTCTTCACTGTTTGTGCTTCAAATAGAGTCCTCCCCTACATGTCCACAGCAGCATATTTAAAGTGTGAGCTACAAACAGCCCAGTCACACTTGAATGTGTGGAGGGATGAGATGGAGGGAGTGATggacggagagaaagagaggcaatGGAGCAATTGGGAGCAGCTGTGAAATAGCAGCTGGAGTAATCGTTTTTCTGGGTCTGCCCACTGCTGTATCTGCCTGTCTTCCCCCTGTCTCGTTTTTCTCCTCCTCGATTTTTcatactgacacacacgcacacacacacacacacacacacacacacacgggtttgtgtagctatccttttaaggattAACACTGACTCCCATTCATAACTTTAACTTAATTAATTCCTATATATTTAATTACACAGTttaagctaaatggaactcaatGGAATACATACATGTGGTTTTAACATATTTTcagaatatatattatatggacaaatccaaaataaaacaactcacaaaataaaatgaatactttTCTGCATAAGAACCTTTAAATATAGTTTCTCAGCACTGCTGCATTAAGCTCTATAAATGCAAAAACATGCCTGCAGTCAGGTTAtcagcggctgctgctgctgctgctgctgctgctgctgctgctgctgctgctgctgcactgcccTCCACCAACTCAGCTCCATTAGTTCAGCTTCACCACCTTCACCACTGGCCCCAAGGTTATAatatgtgcaggtgtgtgtgcgtgtgtgttttgggggaTGTCtcatggtcctaatgaggcaaaacctaatttctgaagaactggacTGATTAAGTTTAGGGcagagatttgaattgtggttaggttaaggttagggtttggtattaactggttatggataggtgtgtacttgtatgtgtgGTGTTTGCTGCATGTGCCTCTATTCTTTCACTGGATAGTGTGCCATACACACTGTGAAGAAAGAAATCTATGGACACTTCAAAGTTCACCTAAGGACACAAAAGCAGCCACACAGAGGACATAAATAGCAAAATACACTCTTGTCTAAAGACTTGTGACTGCTCTCAGTcatccattacattacattacattacatgtcctttagcagacgcttttatccaaagcgacttacaataataATCTTGAGGAGATAGCTGAAGGCAACTCAGCTGAAACTAACAACGTGAAACTTGGTCACAGGGTGAATGTCCTACATTggaatgtgaaaatgttcatgTAGGTTATGTTGTATAGTATTAAATGTGTTTGGGCttggtctctttttttgtcatgtccAGTGCATGTTCAGTGCTAATTAAGTATTTTCAACACACAGTGATCACaattaaacatgttatttattgCAATGATATGAAGTATAGGCAAATTTTTACTtatatatatccatccatcaatccatccatcttctaacaCATCAGGCAAAAGGCAGGTTACACCCTgaacaggttgccagtccactGCAGGGCCAAtatacagagacgaacaaccattcactctcacatttactCGTagagtcaatttagagtgtcttaATTAAATTATTCACCATCCTGCATGTATTTGGTCTGTGGTCTGAGAACCCTGAGCAatgtgaccttcttgctgtaaggcaacaatgCGAGCCACTTTACTACCATATggtttttgattatttattttctttaaggaGAAGCCCATCAAAGAGGCCTTGTCTTGTCATCTCCTGTTAGATTGAAAAATTATGGGCTGATGCCTGGAAGAGTCTTCAAAATTTCACTTCTGATCATGGGGACATAAAGGACCACTTGAGGTGATTGAGCATTTCACACTTATTAGATTTGAGAGGCAGATCATCACGGCAGGGAATGTGATAGAAGTGACTGCGCATGTTTCTGTGAAGCTGAAATTCAAAAGAAAGTTTCCTGTGCTGGCAGAATAAACCAGCTCTGCACTACTGACAACTGGAAGAGGGGCACACAGAGCATTAAGTACATCACTTAAAACCAGATATTTGTCACCCTCTGCTGGTTAGGATGAGTCACAGCAtgaaatgtctgtctgtctgtctgtctgtaaaacagagacaaaatgtgtgtgactgaccaaacacacactgtctcggaatctgtgtttaaaaacttCCTAAACACAATTATCTGCTTCCAGCATTATCTAAATGTAACATTCATATTGTGAAGGATAACACATCAAACAAAactaattacacacacaaaaaaacaattgttggCACAAAACAATCCATCCCCCTCCAAATAAATCCAATTAACCAATCAGTCACTGTAGACTAATTTTGTTTCCTATTAGGAGTCATTTAAGACGGCTACAGCATGGAGTGGCAGATAATCAGCCTCACATTTGATTATCCACTGACACAATTATTATACAACCATCAGTGTGACGAACAGGGAGAGTTACAGAGATTATTTCAGAGCTGGCAATTCTCAGCCAATGACCTCAATCCAATTTATTGCCGTTATAAAACATAGCAGCAATTCTGAAAACTGCACTCACACAGTTACATTATTATAAGTGTGTCCATTTTAAAGAGCTGTTCGATTTGAGGaagaaatattaatttaattaaacacatacttctcttttttttcctctccgtATTTAATCTGCCatcaatactgtatatattaatatgtaaatattaactcatacaacatgaaCTTTTGTGTAtgttaaatacagtatttgtgaGAACTTGTTCcttaaactttaaaaatgcacatttacatCATTTAGTTTGATTCAGTCATTAATAGCAATAATTATTCAAatgcataataaaataaaaccacagcgTGACTTTTTGTTGTGCAGAAACAACAAGTGTGGATTTGAGTTCTGACTTATTTGCATAGACAAATAACCGAATGTTACCTATAACTAAACTgtgagaatatatatatacatatatatgtataagtaaACCGTGGCAAAGCGTAAACCTAAACATTCAGAAATACTCAAAACTGATCTTGTTGTTGTAGTTACTAAGTGCAACTTTGATCACAATCTTTACAAGATTGCATAATTGTGGCCTTGCACTGACAGAAGCTGAGAAACCATCGTCAAAAAGCAGCAACATCACAGATGACAAATGAATAAGATTCAATACATAAGCATCAAAAGCTTTATTGCCGTCTACAATAAAGATAGTACAAAATAAGTAATCATTTCACTTCGTCATATAACGAAAATGATACAGAAACAATTTATTATAAATACCTAAAATGACTGAAGTGCAGTGTTAACCTGAATACAACATGACTGGGACAAATAGCAAACTCATTCTAATCTGAATCTAAGTCTAGCAGAACTGTATAAGCTCTTTCATGCTGCAGCCCTTCTCACAGCAAATGTCAGATATTCTTCCAGGTGCTCGACGGACCCGAGAAGACAGTGGGTACCAGTGAGGAGCCAAGGACAGGGTGTCTTTCTCCCCGTCAGACTCTAGAGGGACCTGGGCTGTCTCTGTAGTCAAGTGCTCCTCTGTGGAGGCATCATGGCCCCCTGTGCAAAGAAAAGGGGAATATGTGCAGAAGAAAGAGTTTGACCCAAACAGCAAAGGGAAAGAAATATAGTTTTGCATGTTGAAATGAACTTAGTGACTCATGACTCATGAGGAAAAAGAAGATCAAATAGACTTACAGTGACGAGTGAGCTGATGTTGGCCAAGCTCTCCATCGGCGATGCTTCTCCGTAGACGTGAGTTCCCACAGGTTGAGACGGCCACACGTATCAGCTCCCTCCCGCACATCTTAATCCTCTCCTGTGCGTGGACCACACACGCTGCAGCCACGAGCACCACCATCAGAGACACCAAACACTTAGCAGCAAGCATGGTGTGATGTGTCACTGGTCCTCAGCAGGTCAGCAGAGGCAGAAACTCAACGGGTGGATGCAGGAGAGCTTAGCTTTGGGTGTGTGGAGAGCAACAAGTTTGTGTGATGACTTGAGGTGAGCTGCAGAGAGCGTTTATATAGTCAATGTGTGTTACCCACGGTGGCAATTTTTACAAATGCTGAGGCCACAGCTTCTTCGTAATGTATTCGGCCTTGGTGAGGGAAAAGCATGTCCTGATCCAGAGCTCAGTCTCCTCAAGGATGACGCTGGAACCCAGCAGAAGTCAGAGTTTGGTCCTTTAAAGTCAAGACGGATGTCAAGCCCTTGGGTGCAAATAATCCTTGTGTTTACAAACCATATTGtggtttatttaataaaatcctgttttgtgtgaattatttttttcccctaaaagattgtcaaaatgtcatattattacTCTGAACTATTTTCCTTGAATGCAAGTCTTGTTTACACTTTATCTCGACACATCTTGAGGGATGGGAGTTAATAGAACAGAGTGCGACCGGCAAAACAAGATGTCAAGGATTCTGACGCAGCTATTCACACGTTCCTTCTCACCCTGGGTCACACATCACAGTTACATTAGCAGCCAGATATGACGGTTTCATATTTCCAGTGAGGATGAAAACATTAAAGGTGGCATTTTAATGTCCTAAATGTACTTCTGGCTATTGTTGACATTATGACCTCTGATGACGATATCAGTGGCCAGTGCTGTTTGCTTTATtgcctccagctgctgctgagtgCACGGTATAGAGGTGAAACTAGCTCATTTGTCActgatttctttttccaaaacgccagcaagtcttAAAACATTTGCGTTTGCCCCTCTCGGCCGACagaaaaattcaaattaaaagtcagaTCTAAATACGAAATTATCCtcaactttgagatgtaataaaaacatacttttctACGCCCAGAGCAAACTACTGCCGAATTGAAACACTGATCATAAAAACTGCAGGGCTATAGGAGGATAACCTCTTAATAAAGGTCTTTAAATAAAGTAACAAGTTGTGCCCGAGCATCATAACAGCTGGTCATATAGCTGCATGAAAACAAGCGCCCACACCTATTCTATTGTAAACAATGTGACCTAAAATACTGACGTTAAAGGCCCTACGCACAGAAATGTGCTGATTTAAATCCAATTAAATCTCTATTTTTGATCATCAAATAATTAAAGATCAAATATCTTTAATTAATTGATTCCAGTGATTTGATTCAATTACACTGAAAaccactgctttacaagtcactagttttgGAAACATGGCAATAATTATCATTctgaacattctgggaaccaaaagagaatgTTCTGtaaaggttgtagaaaagtaacgttaggggaacgttcttgGAACATTCTCTAAGGTTACAGAAAAGTAACGCTCTGGGAACCGAACCAAAAACTAACTAACCTTCAGGGAACCAACGTTCCCACAACCAAAAggtaacgttctgggaaccaaaaactGTGAGCTTGGATGGAGTCCGATTCCCGAGCCTATGTAGCACGATTCTGTAATGTCGGATTCGGACACCGACACAGCCCATGAAGATAAAGAGTACCTCCCTGGAGGCTGACGCATCCTCCACCAGCTCCACCGACTCATCTGAAGATGTCAAAGGGGAAACACTAACTAAACACTGGGATGGAGAAATATATATTTGAAGACACAATGAAATCAGAGATGCGGTTTCCATTCCGTTTCCAGTTTTTTCAGTTGGTTTTGTTTATAAGAATAATACAGAAAACAATCACattgattacattttcattcagtTTGAGAGTAATATGTAGATGTTTGACCGAGAAATGATGGCTTTATAACATGTGCTTCATTTTAACCACTGCAGCCTTATCACCAAAACCacttaaaaaaaggagaagtaAAACTAAGCAACATAATTCACCATGTGATGCCTCCAATTAAAACCTTGATTCTTTAAGGTTATTGTTGtgtcagacaccaacagaaattAAATGCCTCTGCAAATTCTGATCCTTCAACAAATAATATTTGTACTTGGAAACTGGTATAAAACCAAATGAATACTTTTGCTTACTGAACCTCTGGTCTGTGTTAGAAAcaagtggctgagaacatgtaaatgtaaagtacGTGGCGTAAAGAATGAAAACAGATTATCTCAAGTGTTCTGTtcaggatttgtttttaaatgacaccGGAGCCACAGTTAGCATAACTCCTCCTCTAACACTCAGGGGCAGAAAGATTTGGTACTGTGGCGCTACTGGCTGCTGATTGTTTGCTGGTAGGTCTTGTTTTTAACGTGCATGCAGCTATAAATCCCGACCAGGTTCTCCCTTAGTGTCTGAAATATCgatttattttcttccaatGTCCGCCTATTTCTCCATTTCCATTAAACAAAACTTAAACCCGAGCACAGTTGAAAACTGTTGCCCCTTTCAACACCTGAGTAAAATGACAGCAATAATCCAGCATGACCCCGGGGCCGGAGTCAGCCACAAACAAGAcataagaaataaaatacaaaactctcacaaataaaaatgagacatgGCTCCTACAgcttgtatatttatatttccttCATTAAAAGCTCCATCAAAGTTATACTTAGTGTTGTGAAAATTTAAATACACAAGTGCATATTATGTCCAAAAAAGGTCCTttcaataaatattatatttgacAAGCATCCCACCAATTTAAGGTGATAAACATTGCTTACTATTTATATAACTAGGTGACCTCAAATAATATATAGATTTCAGTTTATTCAGCAACAGATGCTGCCAGTTGCTATTCCTAGAAACGGATGACAAGCTGTCCAGTGGGAGCATCTTTTCCATCTGATAGAGTCACCATAGACTGCATGTGAACAGCAACTACTATAAAAGCAGAGGCTTACAGATTATCTCAACTTGCTGCTGCCTCCAGTTACCCCACTTAGACTGTTTCTCATCTCACAGACTTGGAGGCAGATGAGGTCTCACACTTGGGGATCGATGGGCGATAAGGCCAGTTAGGGTAAGCAAGTTTCC encodes:
- the insl3 gene encoding insulin-like 3 (Leydig cell), producing the protein MLAAKCLVSLMVVLVAAACVVHAQERIKMCGRELIRVAVSTCGNSRLRRSIADGELGQHQLTRHWGHDASTEEHLTTETAQVPLESDGEKDTLSLAPHWYPLSSRVRRAPGRISDICCEKGCSMKELIQFC